Proteins encoded by one window of Paroedura picta isolate Pp20150507F chromosome 9, Ppicta_v3.0, whole genome shotgun sequence:
- the DCAF13 gene encoding DDB1- and CUL4-associated factor 13, translating to MKVKVLSRNPDDYVRETKQDLQRVPRNYDPALHPFEVPREYTRALNATKLDRVFAKPFIASLDGHRDGVNCMAKHPQSLSTVLSGACDGEVKIWNLMKRECIRTLQAHEGFVRGMCARFCGTSFFTVGDDKTVKHWKMEGPANGEPEEPIHTILGKTVYTGIDHHWREPIFATCGHQVDIWNEQRTSPLCSLTWGVDSISSVKFNPIEMYLLGSCASDRNIVLYDMRQSTALKKVILDMRTNTLCWNPMEASVFTAANEDYNLYTFDMRFLDKPLMVHMDHVSAVLDVDYAPTGKEFVSASFDKSIRIFPVDKGHSREVYHTKRMQHVISVKWTSDNKYILCGSDEMNIRLWKANASEKLGVLSPREKAAMLYNQKLKEKFQHHPQIKRIARHRHLPKVIYSQAKELRIMREARRRKELNRRKHSKPGSIPVISEKKKHIVAVVE from the exons ATGAAGGTGAAGGTGTTGAGCCGGAATCCGGATGACTACGTCCGCGAGACCAAGCAGGACCTCCAACGGG TTCCACGAAATTATGATCCTGCATTACATCCATTTGAAGTTCCAAGGGAATACACAAGGGCCCTGAATGCTACAAAGTTGGATCGTGTGTTTGCAAAGCCTTTTATTGCATCATTAGATGGTCACAGGGATGGAGTTAACTGCATGGCTAAGCACCCGCAGAGCTTGTCTACAGTTCTTTCTGGTGCATGTGATGGAGAG GTTAAAATTTGGAACTTGATGAAGCGCGAATGCATCCGTACGTTACAAGCGCATGAGGGCTTTGTGCGAGGAATGTGTGCCCGCTTTTGTGGTACCTCTTTCTTCACG GTTGGTGATGATAAAACAGTGAAGCATTGGAAGATGGAAGGGCCAGCTAATGGCGAACCAGAAGAACCAATACATACAATTCTGGGAAAG ACTGTGTACACAGGAATTGATCATCATTGGAGAGAGCCTATTTTTGCCACTTGTGGTCATCAAGTTGATATCTGGAATGAACAAAGAACCAGTCCATTATGTTCTTTGACTTGGGGAGTTGATAGCATAAGTAGTGTTAAATTCAATCCAATTGAG ATGTATCTTTTGGGCAGTTGTGCTTCAGACAGGAATATTGTATTATATGACATGAGACAATCAACAGCGCTGAAGAAG GTTATCTTAGATATGAGAACAAATACTTTGTGCTGGAATCCTATGGAAGCTTCCGTTTTCACTGCAGCGAATGAGGACTACAA CTTGTATACTTTTGATATGCGATTTCTTGACAAGCCTCTAATGGTTCATATGGATCATGTGTCTGCGGTCCTTGATGTGGATTATGCTCCTACTGGGAAAGAATTTGTGTCTGCCAGCTTTGATAAATCTATCCGCATTTTCCCTGTAGACAAAGGTCACAGCAG GGAAGTCTATCATACGAAGCGAATGCAGCATGTCATTAGTGTCAAATGGACATCTGATAATAAATATATCTTGTGTGGTTCTGATGAAATGAACATTCGACTGTGGAAAGCTAATGCTTCTGAAAAGCTTGGTGTG CTTAGTCCCCGAGAGAAAGCAGCTATGCTCTATAACCAAAAACTGAAGGAAAAATTCCAGCACCACCCCCAGATCAAGCGCATTGCTCGCCATCGTCACTTGCCAAAGGTCATCTACAGCCAAGCCAAGGAGCTACGCATCATGCGAGAAGCTCGTCGGCGAAA GGAACTGAACCGGCGGAAGCACAGCAagcctggatccataccagtcataTCAGAGAAGAAGAAACATATTGTGGCTGTAGTGGAATGA